The following proteins are encoded in a genomic region of Mustela erminea isolate mMusErm1 chromosome 3, mMusErm1.Pri, whole genome shotgun sequence:
- the HK3 gene encoding hexokinase-3 isoform X4, with protein sequence MPNIAREELKPEESEQLLLLPGGHPPLWNHMDSIGPVGLRQREGAPGCSQEGLPCSSDSSELVLACLQQFKVTETQLRQIQASLLCSMERSLGGQASPASSVRMLPTYVGSTPHGTEQGDFVVLELGATGASLRVLWVTLVGNEGHRMEPWSQEFVIPPEVMLGPGQQLFDFAARCLSEFLDAIPMDKKDLQLGFSFSFPCHQTGLDRSTLISWTKGFRCSGVEGHDVVQLLRDAIKRQGAYSIDVVAVVNDTVGTMMGCEPGFGPCEVGLVVDTGTNACYMEEARHVAVLDEDRGRVCVSVEWGSFSDDGVLGPVLTTFDHALDQESLNPGAQRFEKMIGGLYLGELVRLVLAHLAQQGVLFDGCTSSALLTQGSILLEHVAEMEDPLAGAARVHAILQDLGLSVGASDAKLVQYVCAAVLTRAARLCAAALAAVLSRLRHIRELQMLQIAVATGGRVFERHPSFLSILQETVMLLAPECDVSFIPSVDGGGRGVAMVTAVAARLAAHRHLLEETLAPFRLNHEQLAVVQAQMREAMVKGLRGEASSLRMLPTYVRATPDGTERGDFLALDLGGTNFRVLLVRVTEGGVKITSQVYSIPEYVAQGSGQQLFDHIVDCIVDFQQKQGLSGQSLPLGFTFSFPCRQLGLDQGILLNWTKGFNASDCEGQDVVCLLREAIGRRQAVELNVVAIVNDTVGTMMSCGYEDSRCEVGLIVGTGTNACYMEELRNVAAVAGDSGHMCINMEWGAFGDDGSLDLLRTCFDAHVDQASINPGKQSFEKMISGMYLGEIVRHILLHLTSLGVLFRGQQTQRLQTRDIFKTKFLSEIESDSLALRQVRAILEDLGLPLTSDDALMVLEVCQAVSQRAAQLCGAGVAAVVEKIRENRGLEELTVTVGVDGTLYKLHPHFSSLVAATVRKLAPRCVVTFLQSEDGSGKGAALVTAVACRLAQTACV encoded by the exons ATGCCTAACATTGCGAGAGAAGAGCTCAAGCCTGAAGAAAGTGAACAACTGCTGCTTCTCCCGG GTGGCCACCCTCCATTGTGGAACCACATGGACTCCATTGGGCCAGTAGGGTTGCGGCAAAGGGAAGGAGCTCCTGGCTGCTCCCAGGAGGGCTTGCCCTGCTCCTCAGACAGCTCTGAGCTG GTGCTGGCGTGTCTACAGCAATTCAAGGTGACGGAGACACAGCTACGGCAGATCCAAGCCAGCCTCCTGTGCTCTATGGAGCGCTCACTGGGGGGGCAGGCCAGCCCTGCCTCTTCTGTCCGGATGCTGCCCACATACGTGGGGTCCACCCCACATGGCACTG AACAAGGAGATTTTGTGGTGCTGGAGCTGGGGGCCACAGGGGCCTCACTGCGTGTTCTGTGGGTGACCCTGGTGGGCAATGAGGGGCATAGGATGGAGCCCTGGAGTCAGGAGTTTGTGATCCCTCCAGAGGTGATGCTGGGTCCTGGTCAGCAG CTCTTTGACTTTGCTGCCCGCTGTCTGTCTGAGTTCCTGGATGCAATCCCCATGGACAAAAAGGATCTGCAGCTTGGGTTCAGCTTCTCCTTCCCTTGTCACCAGACTGGCCTGGACAGG AGCACCCTTATTTCCTGGACCAAAGGTTTTAGGTGCAGCGGTGTGGAAGGTCATGATGTGGTCCAGTTGCTGCGAGATGCCATCAAGAGGCAGGGg GCCTACAGCATCGACGTGGTTGCCGTGGTGAATGACACAGTGGGCACCATGATGGGCTGCGAGCCAGGGTTTGGGCCCTGTGAGGTCGGGCTTGTTGTAG ACACTGGCACCAATGCATGTTACATGGAGGAGGCAAGGCATGTGGCAGTGCTGGATGAGGACCGGGGCCGCGTCTGCGTCAGCGTTGAGTGGGGCTCCTTCAGTGATgatggggtcctgggaccagtgCTGACCACCTTTGACCATGCCTTGGACCAAGAGTCCCTGAATCCTGGTGCCCAGAG GTTTGAGAAGATGATTGGGGGCTTGTACCTGGGTGAGCTGGTGAGGCTTGTATTGGCTCACTTGGCCCAACAAGGGGTCCTCTTTGATGGCTGCACCTCCTCCGCCCTGCTGACCCAAGGCAGCATCCTCCTGGAGCATGTGGCTGAGATGGAGGA CCCCTTGGCTGGGGCAGCCCGTGTGCATGCCATCCTGCAGGACTTGGGCCTGAGTGTGGGGGCCTCGGACGCCAAGCTTGTGCAGTACGTGTGTGCAGCCGTGTTGACTCGGGCTGCCCGGCTCTGTGCTGCCGCCCTGGCTGCTGTTCTCTCCCGCCTCCGGCACATCCGGGAGCTGCAGATGCTTCAGATTGCTGTGGCCACCGGAGGCCGAGTGTTTGAGCGACACCCCAG TTTCCTCAGCATCCTGCAGGAGACTGTGATGCTCCTGGCCCCGGAATGTGATGTCTCCTTCATTCCCTCTGTGGATGGGGGTGGCCGGGGTGTGGCAATGGTGACTGCTGTGGCTGCCCGCCTCGCTGCTCACCGGCACCTGCTGGAAGAGACCCTGGCACCTTTCCGGTTGAACCATGAGCAGCTGGCAGTGGTGCAGGCACAGATGCGGGAGGCCATGGTCAAGGGACTCCGAGGGGAGGCCTCATCCCTCCGCATGCTGCCCACTTATGTCCGGGCCACACCTGATGGCACTG AACGTGGGGACTTCCTGGCCCTGGACCTGGGGGGCACCAACTTTCGGGTCCTCTTGGTGCGTGTGACAGAAGGAGGTGTGAAGATCACCAGCCAGGTCTACTCCATCCCGGAGTATGTGGCCCAGGGCTCTGGACAGCAG CTCTTCGACCACATCGTGGACTGCATTGTGGACTTCCAGCAGAAGCAGGGCCTGAGTGGGCAGAGCCTCCCTCTGGGTTTCACCTTCTCCTTCCCATGCAGGCAGCTTGGCCTCGACCAG GGCATCCTCCTAAACTGGACAAAGGGTTTCAATGCATCCGACTGTGAGGGCCAAGACGTTGTGTGTCTGCTGCGGGAAGCCATCGGGAGAAGACAG GCAGTGGAGCTGAATGTGGTTGCCATTGTCAATGACACGGTGGGGACCATGATGTCCTGTGGCTATGAGGACTCCCGTTGTGAGGTCGGCCTCATCGTTG GAACTGGCACCAATGCCTGCTACATGGAGGAGCTTCGGAATGTGGCAGCTGTGGCTGGGGACTCAGGCCATATGTGCATCAATATGGAGTGGGGTGCCTTTGGGGATGATGGCTCTCTGGACTTGCTTAGAACCTGCTTTGATGCACATGTGGACCAGGCATCCATCAACCCTGGCAAGCAGAG CTTTGAGAAGATGATCAGTGGCATGTACCTGGGGGAGATCGTCCGCCACATTCTCTTGCATTTGACCAGCCTTGGAGTTCTCTTCCGGGGCCAGCAGACCCAGCGCCTTCAGACCAGGGACATCTTCAAGACCAAGTTTCTCTCTGAGATTGAAAG TGACAGCCTGGCTCTAAGGCAGGTCCGAGCCATCCTGGAGGATCTGGGGCTGCCCTTGACCTCAGATGATGCCCTGATGGTCCTGGAGGTGTGCCAGGCTGTGTCCCAGCGGGCTGCTCAGCTCTGTGGGGCGGGTGTGGCTGCTGTAGTGGAGAAGATCCGTGAGAACCGGGGCCTAGAAGAGCTGACTGTGACCGTAGGGGTGGATGGGACCCTCTACAAGCTGCATCCCCA ctttTCCAGCCTGGTGGCAGCCACAGTGAGAAAGCTGGCCCCTCGCTGTGTGGTCACCTTCCTGCAGTCGGAAGATGGGTCCGGCAAAGGTGCAGCCCTGGTCACTGCAGTTGCCTGCCGCCTTGCCCAGACGGCCTGTGTTTGA
- the HK3 gene encoding hexokinase-3 isoform X3: MPNIAREELKPEESEQLLLLPGGHPPLWNHMDSIGPVGLRQREGAPGCSQEGLPCSSDSSELPVSPQVLACLQQFKVTETQLRQIQASLLCSMERSLGGQASPASSVRMLPTYVGSTPHGTEQGDFVVLELGATGASLRVLWVTLVGNEGHRMEPWSQEFVIPPEVMLGPGQQLFDFAARCLSEFLDAIPMDKKDLQLGFSFSFPCHQTGLDRSTLISWTKGFRCSGVEGHDVVQLLRDAIKRQGAYSIDVVAVVNDTVGTMMGCEPGFGPCEVGLVVDTGTNACYMEEARHVAVLDEDRGRVCVSVEWGSFSDDGVLGPVLTTFDHALDQESLNPGAQRFEKMIGGLYLGELVRLVLAHLAQQGVLFDGCTSSALLTQGSILLEHVAEMEDPLAGAARVHAILQDLGLSVGASDAKLVQYVCAAVLTRAARLCAAALAAVLSRLRHIRELQMLQIAVATGGRVFERHPSFLSILQETVMLLAPECDVSFIPSVDGGGRGVAMVTAVAARLAAHRHLLEETLAPFRLNHEQLAVVQAQMREAMVKGLRGEASSLRMLPTYVRATPDGTERGDFLALDLGGTNFRVLLVRVTEGGVKITSQVYSIPEYVAQGSGQQLFDHIVDCIVDFQQKQGLSGQSLPLGFTFSFPCRQLGLDQGILLNWTKGFNASDCEGQDVVCLLREAIGRRQAVELNVVAIVNDTVGTMMSCGYEDSRCEVGLIVGTGTNACYMEELRNVAAVAGDSGHMCINMEWGAFGDDGSLDLLRTCFDAHVDQASINPGKQSFEKMISGMYLGEIVRHILLHLTSLGVLFRGQQTQRLQTRDIFKTKFLSEIESDSLALRQVRAILEDLGLPLTSDDALMVLEVCQAVSQRAAQLCGAGVAAVVEKIRENRGLEELTVTVGVDGTLYKLHPHFSSLVAATVRKLAPRCVVTFLQSEDGSGKGAALVTAVACRLAQTACV; encoded by the exons ATGCCTAACATTGCGAGAGAAGAGCTCAAGCCTGAAGAAAGTGAACAACTGCTGCTTCTCCCGG GTGGCCACCCTCCATTGTGGAACCACATGGACTCCATTGGGCCAGTAGGGTTGCGGCAAAGGGAAGGAGCTCCTGGCTGCTCCCAGGAGGGCTTGCCCTGCTCCTCAGACAGCTCTGAGCTG CCTGTTTCTCCCCAGGTGCTGGCGTGTCTACAGCAATTCAAGGTGACGGAGACACAGCTACGGCAGATCCAAGCCAGCCTCCTGTGCTCTATGGAGCGCTCACTGGGGGGGCAGGCCAGCCCTGCCTCTTCTGTCCGGATGCTGCCCACATACGTGGGGTCCACCCCACATGGCACTG AACAAGGAGATTTTGTGGTGCTGGAGCTGGGGGCCACAGGGGCCTCACTGCGTGTTCTGTGGGTGACCCTGGTGGGCAATGAGGGGCATAGGATGGAGCCCTGGAGTCAGGAGTTTGTGATCCCTCCAGAGGTGATGCTGGGTCCTGGTCAGCAG CTCTTTGACTTTGCTGCCCGCTGTCTGTCTGAGTTCCTGGATGCAATCCCCATGGACAAAAAGGATCTGCAGCTTGGGTTCAGCTTCTCCTTCCCTTGTCACCAGACTGGCCTGGACAGG AGCACCCTTATTTCCTGGACCAAAGGTTTTAGGTGCAGCGGTGTGGAAGGTCATGATGTGGTCCAGTTGCTGCGAGATGCCATCAAGAGGCAGGGg GCCTACAGCATCGACGTGGTTGCCGTGGTGAATGACACAGTGGGCACCATGATGGGCTGCGAGCCAGGGTTTGGGCCCTGTGAGGTCGGGCTTGTTGTAG ACACTGGCACCAATGCATGTTACATGGAGGAGGCAAGGCATGTGGCAGTGCTGGATGAGGACCGGGGCCGCGTCTGCGTCAGCGTTGAGTGGGGCTCCTTCAGTGATgatggggtcctgggaccagtgCTGACCACCTTTGACCATGCCTTGGACCAAGAGTCCCTGAATCCTGGTGCCCAGAG GTTTGAGAAGATGATTGGGGGCTTGTACCTGGGTGAGCTGGTGAGGCTTGTATTGGCTCACTTGGCCCAACAAGGGGTCCTCTTTGATGGCTGCACCTCCTCCGCCCTGCTGACCCAAGGCAGCATCCTCCTGGAGCATGTGGCTGAGATGGAGGA CCCCTTGGCTGGGGCAGCCCGTGTGCATGCCATCCTGCAGGACTTGGGCCTGAGTGTGGGGGCCTCGGACGCCAAGCTTGTGCAGTACGTGTGTGCAGCCGTGTTGACTCGGGCTGCCCGGCTCTGTGCTGCCGCCCTGGCTGCTGTTCTCTCCCGCCTCCGGCACATCCGGGAGCTGCAGATGCTTCAGATTGCTGTGGCCACCGGAGGCCGAGTGTTTGAGCGACACCCCAG TTTCCTCAGCATCCTGCAGGAGACTGTGATGCTCCTGGCCCCGGAATGTGATGTCTCCTTCATTCCCTCTGTGGATGGGGGTGGCCGGGGTGTGGCAATGGTGACTGCTGTGGCTGCCCGCCTCGCTGCTCACCGGCACCTGCTGGAAGAGACCCTGGCACCTTTCCGGTTGAACCATGAGCAGCTGGCAGTGGTGCAGGCACAGATGCGGGAGGCCATGGTCAAGGGACTCCGAGGGGAGGCCTCATCCCTCCGCATGCTGCCCACTTATGTCCGGGCCACACCTGATGGCACTG AACGTGGGGACTTCCTGGCCCTGGACCTGGGGGGCACCAACTTTCGGGTCCTCTTGGTGCGTGTGACAGAAGGAGGTGTGAAGATCACCAGCCAGGTCTACTCCATCCCGGAGTATGTGGCCCAGGGCTCTGGACAGCAG CTCTTCGACCACATCGTGGACTGCATTGTGGACTTCCAGCAGAAGCAGGGCCTGAGTGGGCAGAGCCTCCCTCTGGGTTTCACCTTCTCCTTCCCATGCAGGCAGCTTGGCCTCGACCAG GGCATCCTCCTAAACTGGACAAAGGGTTTCAATGCATCCGACTGTGAGGGCCAAGACGTTGTGTGTCTGCTGCGGGAAGCCATCGGGAGAAGACAG GCAGTGGAGCTGAATGTGGTTGCCATTGTCAATGACACGGTGGGGACCATGATGTCCTGTGGCTATGAGGACTCCCGTTGTGAGGTCGGCCTCATCGTTG GAACTGGCACCAATGCCTGCTACATGGAGGAGCTTCGGAATGTGGCAGCTGTGGCTGGGGACTCAGGCCATATGTGCATCAATATGGAGTGGGGTGCCTTTGGGGATGATGGCTCTCTGGACTTGCTTAGAACCTGCTTTGATGCACATGTGGACCAGGCATCCATCAACCCTGGCAAGCAGAG CTTTGAGAAGATGATCAGTGGCATGTACCTGGGGGAGATCGTCCGCCACATTCTCTTGCATTTGACCAGCCTTGGAGTTCTCTTCCGGGGCCAGCAGACCCAGCGCCTTCAGACCAGGGACATCTTCAAGACCAAGTTTCTCTCTGAGATTGAAAG TGACAGCCTGGCTCTAAGGCAGGTCCGAGCCATCCTGGAGGATCTGGGGCTGCCCTTGACCTCAGATGATGCCCTGATGGTCCTGGAGGTGTGCCAGGCTGTGTCCCAGCGGGCTGCTCAGCTCTGTGGGGCGGGTGTGGCTGCTGTAGTGGAGAAGATCCGTGAGAACCGGGGCCTAGAAGAGCTGACTGTGACCGTAGGGGTGGATGGGACCCTCTACAAGCTGCATCCCCA ctttTCCAGCCTGGTGGCAGCCACAGTGAGAAAGCTGGCCCCTCGCTGTGTGGTCACCTTCCTGCAGTCGGAAGATGGGTCCGGCAAAGGTGCAGCCCTGGTCACTGCAGTTGCCTGCCGCCTTGCCCAGACGGCCTGTGTTTGA